One Coffea eugenioides isolate CCC68of chromosome 2, Ceug_1.0, whole genome shotgun sequence genomic window, CCCTATGCTGTTGAAAGGCAATTCGTTTTGCTGACTGGTTTCAACATTAATGTTTCTGCCTTCCCATTTTATTGTGACTCCTCGTGATTTAGCTCgagtttttcttttacttttcccTGTGACAGGTATTAGTGGCTGGTCTAGTGCCTACTTGTTCCACAATATCAATCCAACGAAGTGGAGTAAAAGAGACTTGGAGGTCTAGAAATCGATCTGAAGCTTCTTTGTAATTTCTGTTGTGACCGACATATTTTTACTGGTGCATACTGCAAGAAACCTGCTTTCCAGTCAGATAGGTTTACGTGTTGATGTGGCTGTCGCTAGAGAAAGTTCTGGCTAACTTGGAGGACATTGAACTACTACCAGGATATCTTGCACTCTTTTGTATGACTTGCAATTTATCATGGTCTACCAGTAATGCTACGTATAGATACAGAAGTGTTTATGTTCTGCAGCAGCATCAGCAAAAGCTATATCCTTTTGTGCTATGTCTTTTATGTTTCTAAAATCTTAGGTTCGTTGGAATTTTTTTCTCAATTATGGTGCCCTTGTACATAATCGAACATAAAAAAGATTCGCATACATAAATGGATCCTGCACTCAATGCCACTTTTGCTGCTACATTCCACTATTACATAAAAGACCACTTCCTCAAGATGCTCTCTCACAAATTCTTGGATCCACAGCCCATCACTCGTACTTCTTTTGTGATTTCAAAAGAGCTTCCACATCTCCAGTATAAGGAGCAACATGGTATGCATACTGCTGAATAACAGAGAAGGCAACCATCTCCACACAGATCAATAGATTCTGAATAGCTTCCTCAACGTGTTCCACATCTAACCAGAAATGCTGAGATCTAATGATGCCCGCTGCAGCTAGGATATCAAGCACCATGCCCTAAATATGTTGAAATACTAGCTTTAGTAACCAACAGTAATCCCATCAAGCATCAAGGAAAAATAGTAAAAAGAGGGAAACATGGTTTTAAGAAGCCTTTTTTTTTACTCTCTTGTGCTGTCAACAAGTCATGCTTAATTCTACTTTTAGATGGACATCATTGGAGATTAGCAGGGGCATGTTATTTAATTGACTATATATGCATAAACTCATTCTGATTGCAAGAAAAAACACAGAGACAACAAAAATGTTGGTAAAGAAGCAGTTAATAAATTAGTATTGAGCAAGCAAAATTATCTGCAACAGCATCAGACTAGCTTCAATATGATCTGGGAGGTAAACAAAAGAAGTTGAATGCTGCACAATGCATGCAAAGTATGTACACGTGGCAACAAGAATAGCAGCAAAATAATATGTCTGTACTCTTAATATAGGCATTGTGGCTTATAAACGTTGACAAAGACGATCCTTTCCTGCTATATAGTAAGgctttagaaaataaaaatacagTATAAGAGCAACTGTTAGACAATCTAAAGATGCTCAGCTTCATTACTATAACCAAGAAGCAATTACCTTCACCTTCTGCTTTATGTTTCTAGCATAGAGCACAACAACATCTCACAAAAGGATTGGATTTGGCCAATACATTTCTGGTAGTTCATATCTTTAATTTTTTGACCTTTGATGGCTTCCCTTTAAAGCATAATGCTGATAGTTAATCCCAGAATTATTAGAAGACCAAATGCCCCAGCTGTCAGGCCTATATGCATAAGAACCTTGTGTAGTTTTAGCATTGAAAATGCTCGGTCTTTCTAGAGCCAAAACCTTCCCAACCCCACCCCCTccctgagagagagagagggagggaggggggggggaggggagaAGATTTTTTCTCTGGGTCTTCATAAATTTGGCTGATCAGCGGGTAAAATTTGGCTATTGATACATCTGGACTGACTTTCTTTTTGGGGCACAGATGATACATCGTGGGTACAAGACAAAGTGATAGTTGAAACCAAGCAATTGCCTTGAGAAACACTAGCAATTACCACCAGTATAACTATTGTGCACTAAGCCGGAATAATTTAATGATACAACTGTATCATGCAGTTATTGAGATGGTTTACGTCTATCATAATTATTGGATTCTCTCTTTTCTGGTAACAATACATTTCTCACAAGCACATAAACAGATAGACAGTTGAAATCCTGGCATGTATTAAAAGATtcatcaaattgatttaactccaGGGGGTCAGACACCTGCACATACGTTGCTCATATCAGAACATAGCGATATAGGGATGCTCACATCTCATCCATGAATATAGTCTGCTTGTATTATGCTTACATATGGGCTCTCTCTTCTGCTTAGAGTAATGTTTCTTATCAAGCACAGACACAACAGAGAACACAAAAGTGTGGCACGTTACAAGATACACAACATTGTGTTTAACTGCAGGTGATCATTGTCCTAAAACTATAGGCATACACAGTTATAAGATAATTTCTGCTCATTACAAATGCAGATAAAGATTCAGCAATTTGAGAAGGTAAAACAGAAATGCAAACCTGCCAAAAGCTGAAGAAAACAATCCCCTTGATGCAAATGAACTTTGCAAGTGGCTTGTGTGGTTTCAATTCTTTAGCAAAGACATGGTAGAAGGCAAGTAGCGAATACATCGCTAAAAAGAATGACATGTTGAGAATGATGGAGAATGTCCAACTGACCCATCTGGGATAAATGCCAAGAAGCTGTAGTGTTATCATTAAGAGGGAGCATACAGGGCGAATGATGACAAACTGCCATGTCCAGTACTTGAGAAGCTTCAATGTTTGATGGTTCAATCGAGTAGTGCGAGGCTGAAATGCACAATCAATATTCAGTACAAACAACATGTGTAACACATTTACCACTCATCTAAACACAATATGAACAAAGAAATCCTACATGCTATGATCTTCAAAAACTGAGCAGAATCCTTGTTAAATCATGTTTGCACTTCATTCCAGTACAAACACACACAGAGAGAGatataaacacacacacacacacacacacacacaaacttGTAACGAATCGGAAAATGTTTAACAGACTTGTGCATATAAAataaatctccaatgaatacaGGGCATTTTGTTATGGTATAGTTCATGATAGGTTGCAAGATGGCTGGATTTACCGAAATGGTGTTACTAGACGTAATACAAGACTCTTATAAGactttgtttaattttgtttcagATTTAAAAtgtgaagaaataaaataaattagaacTGATGCAAATGGGACATTGCATAACTCAAATATCCCCTATCACATTTTGTCAAGATCATCTGTTTTGACATACCTTTAGCAAGAAGAGAAAGACTCCGCTAACAAAACCAAATGTTGTCCACCAAAATTCTAATATAGGAAAATTGTACTCCTGTTCCTATACAATTTAAACGCTACTTC contains:
- the LOC113760790 gene encoding transmembrane protein 184C, with the translated sequence MDITKMDRGQITTVGSGFCVLLTVHYTVQLLSQHLFYWKNPKEQKAIIIIILMAPVYAVDSFVGLLDFQGSKAFFMFLGSIKECYEALVIAKFLALMYSYLNISISKNIVPDEIKGREIHHSFPMTLFQPRTTRLNHQTLKLLKYWTWQFVIIRPVCSLLMITLQLLGIYPRWVSWTFSIILNMSFFLAMYSLLAFYHVFAKELKPHKPLAKFICIKGIVFFSFWQGMVLDILAAAGIIRSQHFWLDVEHVEEAIQNLLICVEMVAFSVIQQYAYHVAPYTGDVEALLKSQKKYE